One part of the Mesomycoplasma conjunctivae genome encodes these proteins:
- a CDS encoding trypsin-like serine protease, giving the protein MQSKNNISISQFNGTIIQDGDFVKFITTSHSFKRVNTLGCLNIVVRQYSTDQIFNLNNVFVEIIFNDKKNDILIFKIKNFLNKNFSNIELKALNHNSNLHDKLFSLGFVTILQSDFTPKQIPLFLYTKDKKINSINDKLYVENIDFNDGSSGSPLFYKNKIVGVYKGKEVVQGKLTSFFNLFTNQIIDNINK; this is encoded by the coding sequence ATTCAATCTAAAAATAATATTAGTATATCTCAATTTAATGGTACTATTATTCAAGATGGGGATTTTGTCAAATTTATAACAACTTCTCATTCATTTAAAAGAGTTAATACTTTAGGTTGTTTAAATATTGTTGTTAGACAATATTCTACAGATCAAATATTTAATTTAAACAATGTCTTTGTAGAGATTATTTTTAATGATAAGAAAAATGATATTTTAATTTTTAAAATTAAAAATTTTTTAAATAAAAATTTTTCTAATATTGAATTAAAAGCGCTTAATCATAATAGTAATTTACATGATAAATTATTTAGTTTGGGTTTTGTTACTATCTTGCAATCTGATTTTACACCTAAGCAAATTCCTTTATTTTTATACACAAAAGATAAAAAAATTAATAGTATAAATGATAAACTTTATGTTGAAAATATAGATTTTAATGATGGCTCTTCAGGCTCGCCTTTGTTTTATAAAAATAAGATTGTTGGGGTGTACAAAGGCAAGGAAGTCGTCCAAGGAAAATTAACTTCTTTTTTCAACTTATTTACAAATCAAATAATTGACAATATCAATAAATAA